In Arcobacter sp. F2176, a single genomic region encodes these proteins:
- a CDS encoding YeeE/YedE family protein, whose amino-acid sequence MFDLEIYEIINILGLGLGMLFGMIAQKNQFCFSGSIKDYILLKSTRRGASVVFAMIVAIISTKIVGSYFDLDFTKTVYYKQDVNYFIIIFGGLLFGTGMMIADGCSNRHLIKFGQGDSKSLITLIFIGIFGFATAKGLIQGFLTPFTQNKTLLELSSMIENSTMNIYVVVGILFVILLFLAKKVKRIFTLIDGFLIGLIIAAAWTITGVMGQDSMERLIDLSGISFVYPTSKSLELFMFYQVNYFTFPIALLCGVILGSFSMSFFNKKYSFGCTATQKVNRVTYNMIGGALMGVGGILSIGCTIGQGLTGMSTLAFASFLAIASIFISGVITAKILNKSGKLPMCFIFEWNDTPPDYNI is encoded by the coding sequence ATGTTCGATTTAGAAATATATGAAATAATAAATATCTTAGGTCTTGGTCTTGGAATGCTATTTGGAATGATAGCTCAAAAAAATCAATTCTGCTTTAGTGGCTCAATCAAAGATTATATCTTATTAAAATCTACAAGAAGAGGTGCTTCTGTTGTATTTGCAATGATTGTTGCCATAATCTCTACTAAAATCGTAGGCTCTTATTTTGACTTAGATTTTACAAAAACAGTTTATTACAAACAAGATGTTAACTACTTTATTATTATATTTGGTGGTTTATTATTTGGTACAGGAATGATGATAGCTGATGGTTGTAGTAATAGACACCTAATCAAGTTTGGACAAGGTGATTCAAAATCACTTATTACTTTAATATTTATAGGAATCTTTGGATTTGCAACTGCAAAAGGTCTTATTCAAGGTTTTTTAACTCCATTTACACAGAATAAAACCCTTTTAGAACTCTCTTCAATGATAGAAAATAGTACTATGAATATATATGTTGTAGTAGGAATTTTATTTGTAATTTTATTATTCTTAGCAAAAAAAGTAAAAAGAATATTTACTTTAATAGACGGTTTTTTAATTGGATTAATTATAGCTGCTGCCTGGACAATAACAGGAGTAATGGGACAAGATAGTATGGAAAGACTTATTGATCTTTCTGGTATTAGTTTTGTTTATCCTACTTCTAAGAGTTTAGAGTTATTTATGTTTTATCAAGTAAATTATTTCACTTTCCCTATTGCCTTATTATGTGGGGTAATATTAGGTTCTTTTTCTATGTCATTTTTCAATAAAAAATATAGCTTTGGATGTACTGCAACACAAAAAGTTAATAGAGTTACTTATAATATGATTGGTGGTGCATTGATGGGTGTTGGAGGTATTTTGTCTATTGGTTGTACCATTGGACAAGGACTAACAGGAATGTCAACATTAGCTTTTGCATCATTTTTAGCCATTGCTTCAATATTTATCTCAGGTGTAATAACTGCTAAGATACTAAACAAATCTGGAAAACTTCCTATGTGTTTTATCTTTGAGTGGAATGATACTCCACCTGATTATAATATTTAA
- the mmuM gene encoding homocysteine S-methyltransferase, with protein sequence MNKIKEILKNQKIVIIDGATGTELERKGYDINDSLWSAKFLMENPKAISEVHKDYLEAGSDCITTLSYQATFEGFKERGLNEVQAKELLQSSIKLAIEVRDEFWASNESNKRIKPLVAASVGPYGAYLADGSEFRGNYGLSQEELVNFHRKRMQALIEAKPDLLACETVPCLIEAKAYVKLLEEFPSTQAWITFSAKDGKHINSGESIKECAKFLDDKEQIVAIGINCTAPQYVESLISEIKEVSTKPIIVYPNGGAAYDGATKTWSTQANTKDYGKMSHMWYEKGASVIGGCCQTTPDDIKQISSWVRS encoded by the coding sequence ATGAATAAAATCAAAGAGATATTAAAAAATCAAAAAATAGTAATAATAGATGGGGCAACAGGAACAGAGCTGGAGAGAAAAGGTTATGACATCAATGATTCACTTTGGTCAGCTAAATTTTTGATGGAAAATCCAAAAGCAATTTCTGAAGTTCATAAAGACTATTTAGAAGCTGGAAGTGATTGTATTACAACTTTAAGTTATCAAGCTACATTTGAAGGCTTTAAAGAGCGAGGGCTAAATGAAGTCCAAGCAAAAGAGCTTTTGCAATCTTCTATTAAACTAGCCATAGAAGTAAGGGATGAGTTTTGGGCAAGCAATGAATCAAATAAGAGAATTAAACCTCTTGTAGCAGCTTCTGTTGGTCCTTATGGGGCATATTTAGCAGATGGTTCAGAGTTTAGAGGTAATTATGGACTAAGCCAAGAAGAACTTGTAAACTTTCATAGAAAAAGAATGCAAGCTTTGATTGAAGCAAAACCTGATTTATTGGCTTGTGAAACAGTTCCTTGTCTAATAGAAGCAAAAGCATATGTAAAACTTTTAGAAGAGTTTCCTTCAACCCAAGCTTGGATAACTTTTAGTGCAAAAGATGGAAAACATATAAATAGTGGTGAAAGCATAAAAGAGTGTGCAAAGTTTTTAGATGATAAAGAACAAATTGTAGCTATTGGTATAAATTGCACAGCACCACAATATGTTGAATCTTTAATCTCAGAGATTAAAGAAGTCTCAACAAAACCAATTATTGTATATCCAAACGGAGGAGCTGCTTATGATGGAGCAACTAAAACTTGGAGTACACAAGCTAATACAAAAGATTATGGGAAGATGTCACATATGTGGTATGAAAAGGGAGCAAGTGTTATAGGTGGATGTTGTCAAACAACACCTGATGATATAAAACAAATCTCTTCTTGGGTTAGAAGCTAA
- a CDS encoding ACP phosphodiesterase, with the protein MNWLAHIFLSEHNIDFQIGNYLADPLKAKAWEGANEDIKKAMEIHKLIDSYTDSHPTFKQSKNRLGNSGLLKAVVIDLTYDYLLTKNWHRYSNITLDKFLDDFYIKANANMHTLPDEAKQKLKSLIEFDLLNKYQTLEHLNQSFNRVDRRISMRVLKRDNVSRYFEIVSENIDEIEEDFLLFFPQLCNKVKENVNNSKLKHWKI; encoded by the coding sequence ATGAACTGGCTTGCACATATATTTTTATCAGAACACAATATAGATTTTCAAATTGGCAATTATTTAGCTGACCCTTTAAAAGCAAAAGCATGGGAAGGTGCAAATGAAGATATAAAAAAAGCAATGGAAATACATAAACTAATAGACTCATATACAGATAGTCACCCTACTTTCAAACAAAGTAAAAATAGACTTGGGAATAGTGGTTTACTAAAGGCTGTTGTTATTGACTTGACATACGATTATTTACTCACAAAAAACTGGCACAGATACTCAAATATAACTCTTGATAAGTTTTTAGATGACTTTTACATAAAAGCAAATGCAAATATGCATACTTTGCCAGATGAAGCAAAACAAAAGCTAAAAAGCCTAATAGAATTTGACTTATTAAATAAATACCAAACCTTAGAGCACTTAAACCAATCATTTAACAGAGTCGATAGAAGAATCTCTATGAGAGTTTTAAAAAGGGATAATGTAAGTAGATACTTTGAAATAGTTTCTGAAAATATAGATGAAATAGAAGAAGATTTTTTACTGTTTTTTCCACAACTTTGCAATAAAGTCAAAGAAAATGTAAATAATAGTAAATTAAAGCATTGGAAGATTTAA
- a CDS encoding type II toxin-antitoxin system antitoxin SocA domain-containing protein has protein sequence MDMTKVANVILYMLHKQVKLLNDKKLSILLFLMDYNHLKYCGKKIFGDEYIKGSRSPEPKILSELFEIIATEEVLEDEDDRVFFIQELLDNMDIDIIERENFTELHFVEIGIDYDEDLFDDDELKTINKLVNQYKEATPRVIANDTFKIDEYRAKEKGEVII, from the coding sequence ATGGATATGACAAAAGTAGCAAATGTAATTTTATATATGTTACACAAACAAGTAAAACTGTTAAATGATAAAAAGTTATCAATTCTTCTTTTTTTGATGGATTATAACCATCTTAAATATTGTGGTAAAAAAATATTTGGTGATGAGTATATAAAAGGTTCTAGAAGTCCTGAACCAAAGATACTATCAGAACTTTTTGAAATAATAGCAACAGAAGAAGTATTAGAAGATGAAGATGATAGAGTTTTCTTTATTCAAGAGTTACTTGATAATATGGACATTGATATTATCGAGCGAGAAAATTTTACAGAACTTCACTTTGTAGAAATTGGTATAGATTATGATGAAGATTTATTCGATGATGATGAGTTAAAAACTATCAATAAATTAGTAAATCAATACAAAGAAGCCACTCCAAGAGTTATTGCAAATGATACCTTTAAAATAGATGAATATAGAGCAAAAGAAAAAGGTGAAGTTATTATCTAA